A stretch of the Comamonas testosteroni TK102 genome encodes the following:
- a CDS encoding translocation/assembly module TamB domain-containing protein, with translation MAEQDTPPSGKTSSPTPRRRRWLRALGWAVAAVLLTLALALGSLLWWIGRDDSLNQTLQRVAGWLPADQSLVAKEVTGSVKNGGRIGWLKWQSPTMQVEVNEAQIGWQFRPLLLSRTLKLGEVHIAELRIASTPDPDKPASEPLQSLTLPVKIELPFRIDQIIWQGPPEAVVQDLRGRYEYTGTDHELKVSSLRFAQGAYQAQLKLQGAAPMALQAEATGDVQVPNPLDKSADALSTIAVQAKVMVEGTLATDAARLAIKANASAEASAPDPGAQDPQATKPKQDRSGGAPEAATAAASPMQADVEASIMPWRSQPLLAAKVRLQNLDVSAFWPQGPRTLLTGQLQAGPDETVPTAANLEAQPWLLNTRFSNALPGPWDRQRLPVTELTARIDFDGQQWQVGDSRIQIGKGHIALGGQFTPSTRLFEGLATVEQLNPADLYSTLEASPLQGRISARAVQADVDSSDPAASKIVFDANLQAAGSKRDSRALRIQTLAASGQWQAPQLQLEKLQLQALQASVDARSVEFNTETQQAKARLKVVAPGAQLSIEGQMGPASGAVQSQLQLGSMSTLTQWLRKLPGVKDPLGGAQLDGSADLQLALKGGWENLLKRLSAAHGAATPASDLQIQAKLRAEKIRYLPVGTAAEQSTVLPALALSIDGSPENAKVGLTAQAQQAGKSIHLDTALQAGLASGKGMAPLDWQASLEKLQAQLTPDKSKPGPWVVQLQPGAPVQIQQRTSGSTVLSTVYQLSAGKLQITPPKLDLRRTSSEPLPPAQLTWEANSVTRSGSGQWGVRSAGQALGIPLAWVDAFSLGDDDPPLEAAGISGDLSFNARWNLDTLGKDLKADLTVERATGDLRLAVDDGSSTTVIQTTGPTATRAGGTRTRQIGGAGMRSRIKDMRLNVQAQGSQVNAKLLWDSERAGKLSADLRTQLSYQQDGWTLPATAPLSGQLHANMPDMGLWSLFAPPGWRIQGSLAADASISGTLQDPKWQGDIKADGLNIVSLLDGVDLRDGILRAKLQGTRLDITELRLKGGKGSQARILGYSGNLTRAPEDGGQLNGSGYVQFTPPGTGAESGLSMNLQAKASKLQVLVRADRQVSVSGDLQARLEQGQFTLRGDLTVDRASIILPEESAPSLDKDVVVRSAASRKAEEEDRQRSEQQARKEQARATPRKVPDILVKLDMGRDFALQGFGITTRLLGQLEVRGASYIGGPPSVTGEIRTEEGRYRAWGQSLNVETGLIRFNGPYNNPSLDILALRPNIAVKAGVQVLGTASAPRVLLYSDPALPDAEKLSWVVMGRDPASGGASSALLQQAAMALLAGGNSSSGKIAGSLGLDEVGFKGGGDGTDAAGAALTMGKRISDKLYLTYEQSLSGAMGIIYIFYDLSRSVTLRAQTGMTSAMDIVYTVRKD, from the coding sequence ATGGCAGAACAAGACACACCCCCCAGCGGCAAGACCTCCTCCCCAACCCCCAGACGGCGCCGCTGGTTGCGAGCACTGGGCTGGGCGGTTGCGGCTGTCCTGCTCACGCTGGCACTGGCACTTGGCAGCCTGCTGTGGTGGATTGGCAGGGATGACTCCCTCAACCAGACGCTGCAGCGCGTGGCGGGCTGGCTGCCCGCCGACCAGAGCCTGGTGGCCAAGGAGGTCACGGGCAGCGTCAAGAACGGCGGCCGTATCGGCTGGCTGAAATGGCAAAGCCCGACCATGCAGGTCGAGGTCAATGAAGCACAGATCGGCTGGCAGTTCAGACCTTTGCTGCTGTCCCGTACGCTCAAGCTGGGCGAAGTCCATATCGCCGAGTTGCGCATTGCCAGCACCCCCGACCCCGACAAACCCGCCAGCGAACCACTGCAGTCGCTGACCCTGCCGGTGAAGATAGAGCTGCCCTTCAGGATCGATCAGATCATCTGGCAAGGCCCGCCTGAAGCCGTGGTTCAGGACCTCCGCGGTCGCTATGAATACACGGGCACAGACCATGAACTCAAGGTCAGCAGCCTGCGTTTTGCCCAGGGCGCCTACCAGGCCCAGCTGAAGCTGCAGGGGGCGGCCCCCATGGCCTTGCAGGCCGAAGCAACAGGCGATGTGCAAGTGCCCAATCCGCTGGACAAAAGCGCTGACGCTCTCAGCACCATTGCCGTGCAGGCCAAGGTGATGGTCGAAGGCACGCTGGCCACCGACGCGGCCAGACTGGCGATCAAGGCCAATGCCAGCGCTGAAGCATCGGCCCCCGACCCGGGAGCTCAAGACCCGCAGGCAACCAAGCCGAAGCAAGACAGGAGCGGGGGGGCGCCCGAAGCAGCAACGGCAGCGGCAAGCCCCATGCAGGCCGATGTGGAGGCCAGCATCATGCCCTGGCGCAGCCAGCCGCTACTGGCAGCCAAGGTCCGGCTCCAGAATCTAGATGTCTCGGCTTTCTGGCCTCAAGGGCCACGCACCCTGTTGACCGGCCAGTTGCAGGCTGGCCCAGACGAGACCGTTCCCACAGCTGCGAACCTGGAAGCGCAGCCCTGGCTGCTCAACACCCGTTTCAGCAACGCACTGCCCGGCCCCTGGGACAGGCAGCGCCTGCCCGTGACCGAGCTGACAGCCCGAATCGATTTCGATGGTCAGCAATGGCAGGTTGGCGACTCCCGTATCCAGATTGGCAAGGGCCATATCGCACTCGGCGGTCAGTTCACTCCGAGCACCCGGTTGTTCGAAGGCCTGGCCACGGTGGAACAGCTCAACCCGGCCGATCTCTACAGCACTCTGGAAGCCTCGCCCTTGCAGGGCCGGATCAGTGCCAGGGCCGTGCAGGCCGATGTCGACAGCAGCGATCCAGCAGCCAGCAAGATAGTGTTTGACGCCAACCTGCAGGCGGCAGGCAGCAAGCGCGACAGCCGGGCGCTGCGCATTCAGACCCTGGCTGCCAGCGGCCAGTGGCAGGCCCCGCAGTTGCAGCTGGAAAAGCTGCAGCTGCAAGCCCTGCAGGCCAGCGTCGATGCCAGGTCCGTGGAGTTCAATACCGAAACCCAGCAGGCCAAGGCCAGGCTCAAGGTCGTCGCTCCCGGTGCGCAACTGAGCATCGAAGGGCAGATGGGCCCGGCCAGCGGCGCTGTCCAAAGCCAGCTGCAGCTCGGCTCCATGAGCACGCTCACGCAATGGCTGCGCAAGCTGCCGGGCGTCAAGGACCCGCTGGGCGGTGCGCAGCTTGATGGCAGCGCAGATTTGCAACTGGCCCTGAAGGGCGGTTGGGAAAATCTGCTCAAGCGCCTGAGCGCCGCCCATGGTGCGGCCACTCCCGCCAGCGACTTGCAGATTCAGGCCAAGCTGCGCGCCGAGAAAATCCGCTATCTGCCCGTCGGCACCGCAGCCGAGCAGAGCACCGTCCTGCCTGCGCTGGCACTGAGCATTGACGGCAGCCCCGAAAATGCCAAGGTCGGCCTGACCGCGCAGGCCCAGCAAGCCGGCAAGAGCATTCATCTCGACACCGCTTTGCAGGCCGGCCTGGCCAGCGGCAAGGGCATGGCCCCGCTGGACTGGCAGGCCAGCCTGGAAAAGCTGCAGGCCCAGCTCACCCCCGACAAGAGCAAGCCCGGCCCCTGGGTCGTGCAGCTTCAGCCCGGTGCCCCCGTCCAGATCCAGCAGCGCACCAGCGGCAGCACGGTACTCAGCACCGTCTACCAACTCAGCGCCGGCAAGCTGCAGATCACGCCTCCGAAACTGGACCTCAGGCGTACCAGCAGCGAGCCACTGCCTCCCGCCCAGCTGACATGGGAGGCGAACTCCGTCACCCGTAGCGGCAGCGGCCAATGGGGTGTGCGCAGCGCAGGGCAGGCACTTGGAATTCCACTGGCCTGGGTCGATGCCTTCAGCCTGGGCGATGACGATCCGCCACTGGAAGCCGCTGGGATTTCCGGCGACCTGAGCTTCAACGCGCGCTGGAACCTGGACACCCTGGGCAAGGATCTCAAGGCCGATCTCACGGTCGAGCGCGCCACAGGCGATCTGCGGCTGGCGGTGGACGATGGCTCCAGCACCACCGTCATCCAGACCACCGGCCCCACTGCCACACGCGCCGGCGGCACGCGCACGCGCCAGATCGGCGGCGCAGGCATGCGCTCGCGCATCAAGGACATGCGCCTCAACGTGCAGGCCCAGGGCAGCCAGGTCAACGCCAAACTGCTTTGGGACAGCGAGCGCGCAGGCAAGCTCAGTGCCGACCTGCGCACCCAGCTCAGCTACCAGCAAGACGGCTGGACGCTACCCGCCACAGCGCCTCTGTCCGGTCAGCTGCACGCCAACATGCCCGACATGGGGCTATGGTCCTTGTTTGCGCCACCAGGCTGGCGCATTCAGGGCAGCTTGGCTGCGGATGCCAGCATCAGCGGCACCTTGCAGGACCCCAAGTGGCAGGGCGATATCAAGGCCGATGGGCTCAACATCGTGTCCTTGCTCGATGGCGTGGACCTGCGCGACGGCATTCTGCGCGCCAAGCTGCAAGGCACCAGACTGGACATCACCGAACTGCGCCTCAAGGGCGGCAAGGGCAGCCAGGCGCGCATTTTGGGCTATAGCGGCAATCTGACCCGAGCTCCCGAAGACGGCGGCCAGCTGAACGGCTCGGGCTATGTCCAGTTCACACCACCGGGTACGGGGGCCGAATCGGGCCTGAGCATGAATCTGCAGGCCAAGGCCAGCAAGCTGCAAGTCCTGGTGCGCGCCGACCGTCAGGTCAGCGTCTCCGGCGATCTGCAGGCCCGGCTGGAGCAAGGCCAGTTCACGCTGCGCGGCGACCTGACGGTCGACAGAGCCTCCATCATCCTGCCCGAAGAATCCGCGCCATCGCTGGACAAGGATGTGGTGGTGCGCTCGGCGGCATCGCGCAAGGCCGAAGAGGAGGATCGCCAGCGTAGCGAACAACAGGCCCGCAAGGAGCAGGCCCGCGCCACGCCGCGCAAGGTGCCAGACATTCTCGTCAAGCTCGACATGGGACGTGACTTTGCACTGCAGGGCTTTGGCATCACCACGCGACTGCTGGGCCAGCTTGAAGTGCGAGGTGCCAGCTACATCGGCGGCCCGCCCAGCGTGACCGGAGAAATCCGTACCGAGGAAGGCCGCTACCGCGCCTGGGGACAGTCGCTGAATGTGGAAACCGGGCTGATCCGCTTCAACGGCCCCTACAACAACCCCTCGCTGGACATACTAGCGCTGCGCCCGAATATTGCCGTCAAGGCCGGTGTGCAGGTGCTGGGCACAGCCAGCGCGCCACGCGTGCTGCTGTACTCGGACCCGGCCCTGCCCGACGCGGAAAAACTCTCCTGGGTAGTCATGGGCCGTGACCCTGCCTCCGGCGGGGCCAGCAGCGCCCTGCTTCAGCAGGCCGCCATGGCCTTGCTGGCTGGCGGCAACAGCTC